CTGCCCACATCCAGTTACACATTAATTTGTTTGTCATATTGCAGCATAAAATTTCTCATGGCTTTTAGCTTTTAGTATTGAAATTCATATTTTATGACAGTGGTTTTTGTTAAGTTGcttatatcacaaagattattaGTTGGAAAATGTTGCTAACATATGCAGAAGTTTATTCCATAAATACCAACAAAAAACTGgtttcagtccttcaaaaaggtgTTCTGGAATTACAAAATGAGAATTGCTTATGTTTTATTTTCAAGTATCAATTAGTAACACACAAACCAGTGCAGAGATATTTGTATGACTGCTGAGGTCAAAATGAAATTAACATCAGAATATGAATCAGTATAATAAATTGACTTCTATATGATCAGATAAGTGAAATAAGATTGCTACGAAATTTATGTAAGCCTATAAATATGACAGCCTGACATCTGAGGTCAACAATTTATGTCATACCCATCCTAACAATCATATACTGGTATGTTTCAAACAACTGGTTCAGCATTGATAGAGGTAAATGTGATGTATTTATTCTTGTTTAGAATGCTGTGAATTGTTAGAcagagtgttcttttttccactattTAGTGTAAGCTGATTATTCACTGCACAGTTGTTTTGTGGTGGTGTTTACTGATTTTTGTAATTTGTCATTACTTTCTTCTTCTAAtagaattttctttattttggctttggTTTAATAGACTCTTGGGTCATCTGCAAATACAATAGTTTTTGAGCACCCATGATGAAGATTAGATCATTAATGTACAAAAGGAACAAATGTGGTTGCATTTCTGATCCTTAAGTTACACCATATTTAATCAGACCATACTCTGAGATATGTTAAGTAATAGTTTTAAACTTGACACTGGGTGTGCTTTATGCTCACTGCTGTTTACAATTACTCAGGAAAGCACTGATCCAAGTTTTGGATACACCTCAAGTACCACACTTTTTCAAGCTTTGACTGCAGACTCTTATGaaccaccatgtcaaaagcttttgataggCCAATATTTAAAGTACTCACAAATGGCAATTATTGTTGGTCCCGTATTTACGTTTTATTTATGAATTCCAAAAGTTTGTCCTGTACAATTACTTGcaatattttttttgaaaatggAGGAGGAAATTGTAATGAGTTTGAATTCCTCCCACCTTTTTTATAAACTGAAATTACTCAAGACAGTTTCAGTACATGAGGAAAAGCTCCAGCTCGGGGTGAACTGTAATGTAAGTGTGTGAGTGTTTCGGTTAAGTTTAGAGCACTCTTCTTTAAGACTGGTGTTGGGGCCCAATCAGTGCCTAAAAGTTGGAGTGTTTTAATTTGCTTCTGCAGCTTTGTCTTGTGTGACAGTACTGATCTACATTGAACTGCAACATGTACTTGTTTTATACAGGATGCGGCAGAACTGACTGAGCAGTTTCTATCGATTACCACTGGGCTGTGGTTGGGGGTAGGCAGTTGCATGTGATCTGCCTTTGTTCAGTCGATGATCCGATTTCAGTTGCCAACATGGTCTGGACCGGTGCACATCATGGTTTTGCCATTCACAattattatgaaaacaacagatctGTGATAGCTACACAACGAGCTTTTCGGCAACAGTTCAACATTCCATGCAACAACGCCATTCCTAATGCAAACACCAATCGGTCCTGGGTTTGGCATTTGGAGGAAACTGGTAGCACACTAAGAATAGATACACATGTCCAACACAGATCCATCAGAAAGCCAGAAAATTTGCAGCGGGTGAGAACAGTAGTTCAACAATCGCCGCAATGTTCTGCTCGACAACATGCTGTTGCATTGGGGATTTCAGACCACAGTTTGAGATGGATTCTGCAATGCAGTTTGAAGTTCCATCCTTTCAAAATAATGACTGCTCAAGAATTATGCCCCGGAGACTAGACCAACTGTCAAAATCTGTGTGAGCAAATGCTTGCTCAGATCCCTCCAAATGCAGTTTTCTTCAgtagtgatgaggcacattttcatcttagtgtgtgtgtgtgtgtgtgtgtgtgtgtgtgtgtgtgtaagcaaaaCTTTCACTACTGGGCTGAAAATAACCCCCGAATTATTCATGAAAGACTGCAACATTGTCCTAAACTGACAGTGGTGTGTCATATCACAATTTGGTGTAGTAGGCccttacttttttgaggaagaaggAGTGTTCGTGACAATGAATTCCACACGTTATGTTTCAATGGGGCAAAATTTTCTGAATGGATGAGATTGTTGTGGGAGAAATGTTTCCGGGATGCCTTGTCTCTTTGAGGGATGTCGGGTGGCCTACACGGTCACCAGATTTGAGCATTTGTGACTATTTTCTTTGGGGATATCTGAAGGTAAAAGTTTTCAAAAGCTGCCCACACACCCTACCAGAGTTAAAAGAGCGGATTATTGATGAAGTGAATACCATACCCCGCGATATGTGTGTGCAAGAGCTGCTCGAAATGTCAGGGATCATCTACAACAATCTATTGATGCTAAAGGCTgccatcttgaggacattattttcaaaactaaatgaatgtaaaatggtatattgggctaatttagaaaataaaaacattttttcattaTACATCCAGAGTCACTTTTTATAGCTCCTTAAAACTGCTTAGTCACTTCTGCCGCACCCGGTATTTGTTAGATTGGATATTCTTTTTCATGTTTAGTTTTATCATATAATCTGAAAGACTTGTAAAAATGTTGTAAGCTACTTCTAAGGGGCttataacatattttttttattttcttgtagaaATGTTATATTTTTACATAGTGGTATgttttctccagttttctttttgTAGTACTTGTTGTGGCCTTTGTGTATTCCATATATCTGGTAACTTCATAACTTACACTCAAGCAGCTGCTACGTACAAGACAATGAGGAAATAAACAGTAACTACATTCATGATGCTGGAGTACAGCTGTATAACCTCTACAGTTTGGATCTGGAAATGTCGGCAGAAAATAGTGAAAGGAATTGTGTACGTTGTCATGAAACTTTCATCTGGACAACTCCACAAGGAATTAAGTTGTATCAATGTTGGTCTAATGGCCTAACTACTGTGACACATCAAGTACTCTAACAAAAACATTTCTGCCCTCAAATACAACATTTCAAAGTACTTGTAAGGTGAACATGGCAGCTTGATGCTTGAGTCACTAGGCTCACATATGGGAGAATTCGAAGTCAAATGTGCATCTTGTTGGCTAAatttgggttttctgtagattgccTAAATCACTTAAGAGATATGTAAAACAAATGCAAAAAAGTGTATGCAGAAATTGGACCTGGAAATAATGTATTATATTATAGTAAACCATCACCCACAGCCTCTATAAATTCTTTAAATGATATCATTTTCACTTTCACCTGTAACTGTTTTGTTGTGCTATTGAAGTTTTGTTTTTTGTGTCATTTTCAAACAAAAGATTTACATAATTCTACTTGCATGTACGTAACACAACCCTACTCTTGTCACTGATAATAACCATTGACTCTGCTACCATCAAGGGTAATAGTCCTACAAGAATGTTATTTTCTACTCCCATACCATAATATACCATTCAGTCTTATGCATGAAAATGGTATATAAGCAAAATTGCAAtagcacaataaaacaaatagcttgTCTTCTGGTAATTTTTTTTCTGACCACCACTTCTCTGTAATATTCCTATCCCAATGGAGCTTATTCAAACCTTTTACATGTCCCTCCTGTAAGGTTGGTGTTTGTTAGGCATTTTCCCACTCTTAAAATGACTATTTTCCTTTGCAGCACAATTTACTATTTTGTATTTTGATTTTCTGTTGATCTACTAAGTTTCTTTGGCTGTCAGTCTCAAATTGAGGAGTTGTATATGTACTTGTAATTCACGCTTTTTTTATtctgttaatgaaataataattttctgtgttTGTATGCACCCCTaaagacattttttattttttataaagcaTACGTAAACAATTTAGTTTGCCTTTCTGACTTGCAAACTTCTCATGCtgtcttttaaaaagaaaacagcttTGAAATATTGACACCATCGGCTGGCTTTTGTTATAATGTGAAACAATGAGAACCATCTAAGTAAGTTGATAcagggaaaaaaaatcaaaatatataaACCACTAATTTATTTTACGCCTTCAGTAATACATTAAAACCTGATTGAAAATGGTACAGTACTTAAACATTtgagtaataaataattatttacattactttcaaaCTCTTTTCCAATCCTAACATAAATCAGGCAATAACCTAATGTCCCTTCAGGTACTTAAACCACACTATGAATGCATGCTCTTAAGAAAAAGACAGCCAATACCAACATTCATGTTAATGTTAATCGTTGGCAACTTTTTATTTTGGTAACTAtagtctatttatttttatttaagagtAATCTTTTCTGTTGGTTTGCTTGTCGACAGTCTCAGTTTACAGgcatatacatttatgaaaagaAATATCTTCAGCCTTTTAAAAATCATGTATTCATTTCTAAGTATCACAATACTGAAACAACTGGAACGTATACAGTATGAGCTTCTACTGTTTAACAGCCTTGTGTTGTTATACAAATTTAAATAAACTAAAACTAAAAGCTACTTCTTTTCTCACAAAAGCATCATATTTCTGCATATTGtccaattaaaagaaaaataaacatgttttGGAATGTAATGGAAACAATAAAGAATACACAAATTGTTTCAGTCTCAAATCTGGCTTATGAATTTTATGAACTGATTTGTGCAGGTATTTTATCTTTTATTAGTTGagataagtcacatctgcaaataatttagtttcaacAGTTATTGTCTGTTAAAAATACTAAACAATTTGTGTATTTAGCAATATCTCATTTTTAATGTGACAAGAAAACAGTGTAAATGTTATGCCATTAGCATGTTCATCTCTCTCTCTATGAATACATATTTACCACAAAGATGACATTGTGTCCAGGGTATATTGATTTAACAATTTCATATAAAACTTTTGGTATAAATTTATGTAACCAAGTTTGATTACAATCATAAAAGACTAttttaattactgcacacacacagtCTGAGACAaggcactttttatttatttgaactAAAATACTTGTAGCAATGCAGATGGAATAATACACATATGGTACATCTTGTGTGTATGACAAAATGATTTGAAAACTGTGCAAGAAGAGAACTGTGAAATAAGATATATTCAGTATTTTTACCAGCTATCACATGCATCAGTGATGTCATACACACAAACTAGATTGTAGCCAcgtttattacaaaaatataactgCAGCAGAactttaaaacaacaaaaatttacacTTGCATAAAAATAAGTATCTGGTTGCATAAAAACatgtattaataaataaaaaaggaagctAGTCATTAAGCTGCAGGTGAATGCACTTTTGAGACACCCAAAAGTGCCTCATCATTTGCTGATTGATCACGGATCATTTTGGTGTACAGGTACcgttcgtcgtcatcgtcatcttcATCAATCATGTCCAACATTCTTTTCTTGTACACATAACTATCAGGATTATGGGCTTGATTTCTACACTTTTCTAACTTCTTCTCCAACATACGCATCTGATCTTTTGGTGGTAATTCAATACACTTGATCAAAGAACGGATACACCTGACAGCTTCAATAAGACCTGAAAGGTGCTCCCTACCAGATGGGCCAATCAAAATATCCATTACGTATGAATCTAGATTCTCATTGATTTTGCTCGCAGCATGGAGTATCGCAGCTAGAGCAATTTGTGACGGTGAGTACAGGAGGATAGCATCAGTCAGGTACACACGCTCCAACATTTCCTCAATTCCTGGTCTCAGTCTCTCTGGATCACGTAGACTACCTCGAGATTTAATGTCCACGAGCAGGCCTTCCACAGGTCGGAATGGATGATGAACAGTTAAGTTATAGTTCAGATGCAGCATCAACAGCAATTCATTGTTTAGGATTATCTCGGCAGCCTTCTCACGATCTCCTTTAATATTTGACACAAACTGTGCCATTGACACGTTGAATTCTTCTACCTGAAAGACATTCAACACATGAATGTTATTTAATTTGATTCAACTTAAAAAACAAAATGGATTCCAGCTCTCACAACATATATTGAATTATTAAAACATAAGCCTGTTGcagcaaataacaaaaaattaacacTAGGGGATTTAGCTACACAGCTTCCGAATTGTGCATATTTCACGGCATGGAAGAAAAAAGGATAAATACCTTGAATAACCTGGCAAAAACAACTAATAGAATAAAGAAAGAAGACTCTGACTACAATAATAATTCATACAGATTCCCATACTGCATTTCACAGCACAGTCATCTTTTAAACTAATGAGGAAGGACCACTTATGGTCTTCCCCAGAAGAACAACACAAGTACCATCCAGTAACACTTAATCTGTACCCATATAGTAATGTAGTGCAGCATGCAGTGATTTACTTACATTCTGTTCATGTATGTTCCTCACATTAGTTAATTTAGTAACCAATTTGTTttctacaagggtaatcccaaaagtaaggtctcctatttttttattagtacacagacctgcttatttctacaatggtttatatcagtttacagcttcaacatttagctattttctaCATAATTACCATttttgttgatgcatttttgtagacactgtggcagtttttgtatgcccatgtcataccagctggccgccataccgttcagaaatttatgaacctcttctttcatctcgtagTCGGAGacgaatcgctttctggccaaattttattttaacctagggaacagatgatagtcactgtcactgggcgccaagtcaggactatagggcgagTGGGTCATtatattccactgaaactgttgcaggagagcaatggtttgcggAGTGATGTttgggcgagtgttgtcatggagaatgtgtatgcccttgctcaacattcctcttctccagttctgaattgaccgtttgagttttttcagagtctcacagtacctgtcaagcgctaattgtagtcccagcatttCAGCTTTGACAACAggttgaaagaagaggttcataactttctgaatagcatggcagtgaactggtatgacatggcatacaaaaacttccacagcgtctacaaaaatgcatcaacagaaatggcggTAATGTCAAAAAATAGCAACATGTTCAAgctttaaactgatgtaaaccattgtaggaaTAAACAAGTGTATGTACTTATAAagaaacaggagaccttacttttgagattaccctcgtgtATAGTGTTAACACTTTGTATTTGTGTGTCCTTTAGATTGCACATGGAGGAAAGAGGTTTCTGTATACCTTTCCTTGAATGTAATTTCAATTTTTCAGACCTTTTCTTAATGCACCTACCATTAATTAGTGACCCAGGTATCACAGGATTTGTATATTTTCAGCTTGTTATGGTGTAATGAATAATCCGTCAAATTTTGAGAATGCAGCTGTCCAAATTACTGCTCTTCTGCTGATATCCTGGCCTCATTTCTTTCTGCCAGAGTACTATTGCAATTAGGTAAATGTTCTGCCCATTGAATCTCCATGCCTTCCTTAAACACTAAGTCCCAGAACAATGAGATGGAAGTTAAAATTTTCATGTTGCTGTAACTCATAAAGTAGCCCTTATCTCAACAGTGCTCCATCATTGCTGGACTTGTCTACTTGTAGCAAGTGGGTATTACTGTACGTGTCCAATGCATCCATCATGAACAATTCATATTTAAGTAATAGATAAACTGCCCCAACTCCCACAATGAACCTGGTAAGCAGTCATCTTCTGAAGTAAAATGTTCTCATTAATAGAATTCTGTAGCGCTGCTGTCTTCATCGGTGAGCAGAAGATAACTAACAGTGTTCCTCTATCTTTGAGGAAAGACTCCCTGCAGGATGAACTGTTACATCTGAAGAACATTTTCGAATGAATGAATATTCCCAGCAACAGGTTCACAAGACATTTCACATGAAACTAAGAATGTAAATACACAGTCAGTGAGGACAATGAGAATGCTACTTTGAAGTCAAGTACATTTCTGCTGTAAGTGAGAACTCTTTCCTCAAAGAAGGCCAGATCCTCAAGAAACATCTTGTCAAAGTGATCTTCTGTCCTCCTATGAAGGCTATAGCCCATCACATTTCTGTGAAGAATGACCTATTGCTTCAAAAGGTGTGCATGCAAGATTCTTTGTGAGAGTTGGAGCAGCTTATGTACTGATAAAACAACACTAAATGTTTGTGACACATGCTATAAAAACCAGTGGTGCACTCACTTGTTACAACCAGAAAAGTCAGCAGTGATTAAACATTGCACACATCTAGATCACTCATGAATTGTTTAACTTCCTACTCACTATTTTGGGGCTCAATGTTTGAGAAAGCCATTTGATCAACTGAATATCTAAATAACTGCAATAGTCAATTTAATTTAGATACAACATGAAATCTGGCCACTGCTATCACTAAATTTCAAAGAAGTCACTGCAGTGTCATCGTGACTAAAGACACAAGGGAAAAGGTTTGACTATTTGAATATTCTCTCCATCTATCAGAGCGAGCACACACATCTGCAAGCTATACCTTTTTCCTGCTGACCAGTATCTGTTGTGCAGACTCTCATATGCAGCCCCTCTCTGGCACTGTGTCATCATCTCTTGGATCACTCCGAAAATGGCCAGAAAATATGCatccaaaatacacacatcaaaaaacgttttgcatcaccccaattcccagaactcctgaaggtaagacattgactgtggatactgtatcacaggcacagtccctttgactgttcagagatgtccctaaaACCACCTAAAGAtgtaaaaaccatgcatgagcagtgcctattagacagaggggggccgacagccaatcagttccagtcattccaccaggaaggagatacacggttcgtgttgtctgtagttcaaccatgcctagatggtcaataccgcggttcgatcacatctgcattgttactttgtgccaggaagggctctcaacaaggaaggtGTCCAGGCattttggagtgaaccaaagtggtgatgttcggacatggaggagacgcaGAGAAACAGAAACTGtcaatgacatacctcgctcacgccacccaagggctactcctacagtggataaccgctacctacagtTAATGGcttggaagaaccctgacagcaacaccaccttgttgaataacgctttttgtacagccacaggatttgtgttacaactcaaactgtgcgcaataggctgcatgattcgcaacttcactcctgacgtccatggcaaggtgcATCTCTGCAACGACAACACCATGcattgcggtacagatgggcccaacaacatgccacatagactgctcaggattggcatcatgtcctcttcactgacgagtgtctcatatgccttcaaccagacaatcgttggagacgtgtttggaggcaacccagtcaggcttaacgcctcagacacactgtccagcaagtgcaccaaggtggatgttccctgctgatttggggtggcattatgtggggccgacatacccCGCTGGCAGTCATGGGAGGCactgtaacggctgtatgatacgtgaaggCCATCCTCGGGCTGAtactgcaaccatattggcagcatattgatgaggcattcatcttcatggacaacaattctcgCCCTCACTGTGcataatgacatcgcttgactagagtggccagcatattctccagacatgaaccctatgaaatatgcctgcgatagattgaaacaggctgtttatggacaacgtgaccaccaaccactctgagggatgtatacCGAAccgccattgaggaatgggacaacctggaccaacagtgctttgatgaacttgtggatagtatgccacggtgaatacaggcatgcatcaatgcaagaggatgtgctactgggtattagaggtactggtgtgtacagcaatgtggactaccacccctgaaggtcttgctgtatggtggtacaacatgcaatgtgtggttttcatgagcaataaaaagggcagaaatgatgtttatgttgatctctattccaattttctgtacaggttccagaactctcggaaccaaggtgatgcaaaactttttgatgtgtgtacaattagAAGAGTCAGAGTTTGCATGGCTACTTCCTCAATAAGCCTATTTCAGCTCTTACCTCTTATTTATGTGCCATGAAAACAAAGTTGAaagagaagagtgtgtgtgtgtgtgtgtgtgtgtgtgtgtgtgtgtaaaagacaGACTGAAAAGCGGGGCACCAACTGTCTCAtcttaccttcctcagcacctttaaacatTTGCgtaaaaaattttggcatgcaaacatattcacactctttttaacatgcaactcacctctaacTTCCATAAGCTCCCCTAACTgtgactcactcacacccactagtccatcattGAAAGTCACTCACATCCATTCACCCCTACTTGCCAtatctcactcattcattcagcccaaTTCATTGTCTTTATCTCTCTGTCACTACCTCCTGTGTTACAGCCACAGTCCCTTTTGTTCTGTCCTACTAAtgcagtctcctctcactgtcactgtctccctcctgctctttctctctttctcacagctaatatctcattcctttttTCCAcaagctgctgtctcttctcactgtcactgtctctctcttcttcattgtcatgtacactctctctctctctctctctctccccccccccccccacgcccctctCTCAGTTTTCAGTATCACTGGATCTCATCCACTTCTTACTTTCTCCTtcttacccctccccctccctcccctgacACTGTCTCCTTCGTGCCCTTTTCCTAACactattctgtcactgtcaactatgttctacCAACATTGTGTCCTCcactttctctcacactgtcattgtctcttccactctttctacaccacaaccactgtctactatccttcagtatttattacttttccgtccctTTCCCACTTTCACTGTCACCTTCTCCCTCACCATAAAAAGTGTGAATAGGTTCATATACCAAAACTTTTGGtaaatttttaaaagtgctgaggaaggcagaatgaagcAGATTGTGTCCCACTTGTCAGTCACAGTCTTTTAATAAACATGAGCACATTCATCTCTTTGGTGCCCTGAAAGGACCATTTTTCTGAtggttctcttctttttcctgctacagcagggcatgttACTTATACGAAAAGAACTttgtgggtcagtaaaattttgatagtttacctgtgtgaaattgaaataatacaaaactaTATAATTGAACACCACAGACCAGCTTTTAACTGCACTTGCATGAACTTCAGTACAACACCAATGTGGGGTTTCTGTGACCCTTATGATGATAACAGAGGcactttacaacatatttctccAGGCTATGTCACTACATCACCCTATAAGCTACATTTCTGCCTCACATCAGATTTTACA
This portion of the Schistocerca nitens isolate TAMUIC-IGC-003100 chromosome 7, iqSchNite1.1, whole genome shotgun sequence genome encodes:
- the LOC126195165 gene encoding cyclin-H codes for the protein MYMSSTQKRSWTFSNESELITLRTEANAQYIERHREDEAAVKAGDMSRFFLTAAEERCLVRQFELHLRDFCRRFQPPVPRAVMGAAFHYFKRFYLRNSAMDYHPKEMLVTCVYLATKVEEFNVSMAQFVSNIKGDREKAAEIILNNELLLMLHLNYNLTVHHPFRPVEGLLVDIKSRGSLRDPERLRPGIEEMLERVYLTDAILLYSPSQIALAAILHAASKINENLDSYVMDILIGPSGREHLSGLIEAVRCIRSLIKCIELPPKDQMRMLEKKLEKCRNQAHNPDSYVYKKRMLDMIDEDDDDDERYLYTKMIRDQSANDEALLGVSKVHSPAA